The following proteins come from a genomic window of Gordonia westfalica:
- a CDS encoding enoyl-CoA hydratase produces the protein MKKLVVTLLGLAVATVAGLAGAGDASAAPLQQINTNGNTHVNFGDHSFCRGAVTYKLDVPARKRGVVRVTAISHGFRGEGATWKRNPKCTFRIRSGYTSARGIEMEKWNRVSFGPRPGEKKSWEVTTGSGLATMAVTTWAVNTPVRISQSASGATFFFIVP, from the coding sequence ATGAAGAAGCTTGTTGTAACCCTTCTGGGTCTGGCGGTTGCGACGGTAGCCGGGCTGGCCGGCGCCGGTGACGCATCTGCGGCGCCGCTTCAGCAGATCAACACCAACGGAAACACCCATGTCAACTTCGGAGATCACTCGTTCTGTAGGGGTGCAGTCACCTACAAGCTTGACGTTCCGGCGAGGAAGCGTGGAGTTGTCCGGGTCACTGCGATCTCTCACGGCTTCAGAGGGGAGGGCGCCACGTGGAAGCGGAACCCTAAGTGCACTTTCCGTATCCGCTCCGGTTACACGAGTGCTCGCGGCATTGAGATGGAGAAGTGGAACCGAGTCTCGTTCGGACCGCGTCCCGGGGAGAAAAAGTCATGGGAGGTCACGACTGGTTCTGGGCTTGCGACGATGGCGGTCACGACGTGGGCGGTGAACACCCCGGTTCGTATCTCACAGTCGGCTTCTGGTGCCACTTTCTTCTTCATCGTTCCGTAG